In Microtus pennsylvanicus isolate mMicPen1 chromosome 12, mMicPen1.hap1, whole genome shotgun sequence, the following proteins share a genomic window:
- the LOC142832360 gene encoding large ribosomal subunit protein eL27-like has protein sequence MGKFMKPRKVVLVLAGCYSGPKAVIVKDDDDATSGRPYSHVLLAGIDHYPQKVTAAMGKKKITKRSKIKSFVKVYNTNHLMPTRNSADIPLDKTDVFRDTALKHKPRSSLRQNKWFFQKLHF, from the coding sequence ATGGGCAAGTTCATGAAGCCCAGGAAAGTGGTGCTGGTCCTGGCTGGATGCTACTCCGGACCCAAAGCAGTCATCGTGAAGGACGATGATGATGCCACCTCAGGCCGCCCTTACAGCCATGTCCTGCTGGCTGGAATTGACCACTATCCCCAAAAAGTGACAGCTGCCATGGGCAAGAAGAAAATCACCAAGAGATCCAAGATCAAGTCCTTTGTGAAGGTTTATAACACCAACCACCTGATGCCCACAAGGAACTCTGCGGACATCCCCCTGGACAAAACTGATGTCTTTAGGGACACAGCCCTGAAACACAAGCCAAGGTCAAGTTTGAGGCAGAACAAATGGTTTTTCCAGAAGCTTcacttttaa